Genomic window (Ureibacillus composti):
TCAAATGGTTTTCCCCAATTAGGAAGTTGCCATATTCTATGACTTTTTTATTATCATTCTGATTAGCAGCTTCAACCGCTAAAATATACTTGAGTAATACTACTTCCTTTTCAGTTAATGCCCACCTACCATTTCCCCAAGCTTCGAATATTTCTGATATTAATTTTTTAATTTTGCGGTGATGCCGTTTCCCACCATTGTAATGTGCAATTACATTCAATAAATGGAGTTCCTTTAAACGAAATGAACGTGGATTCTCATAGTCAATCTTTTCAATAAGCTCATTCATTACAACCACAGATTGATTTAAAGTATAGTGTGATTTAATTGTTTTTTTAAATTGCTTCATTAGGTCAGTGGCATGGTGGATTTCATTTAATGTCACTTGCATAAAGATTGAGTAAATCTTTTTGGCAAACAGCATGTACCAAAACTCAGAATGCTGATTATAAATGATATGTAATAGAAATTTCCCACCGATCCTCGTTAAATAAAACTTTGTTAGTCCACCAACTGAATGTGGAATGTTTATTTCTTTGCCAAAAACAAGATAGATAATATGGTTAAAGCTTAACGATTTATTTACGAGTAAAAAGTCAAATATAGATTGTTCTCCGTGTTTTGATGAAAGGAAGGCGTGTAGTCGATCATTTGCAGTTTCAAGGTCAATGGTTGTGTCTTGTAGCACTTCCTGCAAAAATAGGTCCACGTTGCCCCAGTATTTTTTTACAGTAGACATTATAATTGATGCAGCCTTACCTCTATTAAATAAGATGGAGGATAAAGGTAATAGCTCTCCGAAAATGCTGTGATTTTTATGACATTCAATATTAATTTCTGATATTGCCGTTTCAAGAACATCTCCAATTTGTCCTCTTGTTCTCATCAATAACTGCTGATCAAGCTGAATCACAAATAACCCTCCTCAAATGAGAATCACTTATGAAGAATATACCAAATCTAAGGGAGTATTTGTTATAATTGATGAAAAATTCATAAAATTAAAACCCGCTTATTTTGTAGATATATTCATTTAGCATACCTCTTCTTATCGTTGAAGTGCGGCGGTAGGAGGAAAAAGACTGCAAATCTTAAACATCTTTATAGAATATTAGACAGCGGAATAAACTATGGAAATTAGCATTTTAATATGAGATTATGTGTAATAAAGAAATTTTTTACAGTTATTTTTTTTAATTGTTAAATGGATGGAACGGGAGATAAGTAATGAACTATTTATCAATGATTTTCTTTCAGATTGTAGCACCGATTCTAGTATTACTCGTAGTAGGTGGCATCTTACAGAGGAAATTTAACTTTAATTTAAAAGCCTTATCCTATCTGATTAACTATTGTTTCATGCCCGCAGCCGTATTCGTAAATATTTATGAAACGACCATTCAGCTTGAGGTGTTAGGAAGGGTAGCTTTATTTATTATTATTTTTATTGGTAGCCAAATGCTTATAAGTCATTTCATTTCAAAAATTCTTGGGTTAACATCGACTGAATCTGCAGTTTTTAAAAATAGCGTTGTTCTTATTAATTCAGGGAATTATGGTATTCCAGTAGCTCAAATGGTTTTTGCGACGCAGCCAATAGGGGTCGCAATTCAAGTAATTCTAGTAATTTTCCAGAATGTAACGACCTATACATATGGTTTGTATAATTTAATATCAACTACAAAGTCGGGTAAAGAAATTTTTAAAGATTTTCTTAAAATGCCAATTCTTTATGCTTTAATTTTAGGAATCCTCTTAAATGTGTTTAATCTACGAATTCCAGTTTCCTTTAGAATTCCGATTGATTATATTGCAGAAGGTTTTGTTGCAGTTTCATTAATCACACTCGGAGCACAACTATCTCAAATTGAAATAAGAACCATGTTAAACAAAACAATTATAGTGAGTTGTATTACGAGATTACTAGTAGGACCTAGCATTGCTTTATTAGTAATTTATATTTTAGGTCTTGATGGGGTAATTGCTCAATCTTTACTAATAGCAAGCTCTTTCCCAACTTCTCGCAATAGTTCAAGTTTAGCACTTGAGTATGATGTTGACTCGAACATCGCAGCACAGACTGTATTATTCTCAACAGTTATGAGTTGCTTAACGGTTACGTTCGTTATTTATTTATCTACAGTATTATTTGGTGCTTAAACTAAAAAGTTAAATAGCAGTAAATGAAAAACCTTATCTTAAACATTGTTTAAGATAAGGTTTTGTTTTGGATATCAATGATATTAAAAGTTTATTGGTTTACTTTTGCTAAGTAAGGGTTTGAAAGGTCCATACCATCTAAAGTTAGACCTAAAGCTTTTGCAACACCTTCACCATATGCTGGATCAGCTAAGTAGCAGTGTAAGATGTGGCGGCGTTGGATGAATTCTTCTACGCCTTGTAAGTTTGCAGCAGTGTTATCAAATAGACGTTGTTGCTCTTCAGCAGTCATTAAGTTGAATAATTTACCTGGTTGCTCGAAGTAGTTGTTATCGTCTTCTTTGAAATCATAAATATCTGCAGGTCCATCAAGAGCTAAAGCAGGTTCTTTATATTGTGGTTGTGCTTGTAAAGCACCATAGCTGTTTGGATAGTAAGAAATTGCACTACCGTTATTTCCATCAGTACGCATTGCGCCATCACGGTGATAAACCATTGCTGGGCATTTTGGTGCGTTAACTGGAATTTGGTGGCTATTAACACCTAAACGGTAACGAGCAGCATCTGCATAAGAGAATAGACGCGCTTGTAACATACGGTCAGGTGAGAAACCAATACCAGGTACTACGTTAGATGGAGCAAATGATGATTGTTCAACATCTGCATGGTAGTTTTCTGGGTTGCGGTTTAATTCGAATTCACCAACAGGAATTAGTGGGTATTCAGATTTATACCAAACTTTTGTTAAATCGAATGGGTTATCTTTGTGATTGCGAGCTTGTTCTTCTGTCATCACTTGGATGTACATTTTCCATTTAGGGAAATCGCCTTTTTCGATTGAATCAAATAGGTCACGTTGTGAAGATTCACGATCTTGACCAATTACTTTTGCAGCTTCAGCATCCGTTAAGTTTTTGATGCCTTGCTCTGAACGGAAGTGGAATTTCACATATACGCGCTCATTGTCAGCATTGATCATTGAATAAGTGTGAGAACCAAATCCGTGCATATGACGGTAACCATCTGGAATACCACGGTCAGACATAACGATTGTTACTTGGTGTAATGCCTCTGGTAGTAAAGTCCAGAAGTCCCAGTTACTGTTTGCGTTATGCATGTTTGTTTTAGGATCACGTTTTACAACGTGGTTTAAGTCAGGGAAGTGTAATGGATCACGGAAGAAGAATACAGGTGTATTGTTTCCGACTAAATCCCAGTTACCTTCTTCAGTGTAGAACTTAAGTGCGAAACCGCGAATATCGCGTTCTGCGTCAGCTGCACCACGTTCACCAGCTACAGTTGAGAAACGTGCAAACATTTCAGTTTTCTTTCCAACTTCAGAGAAGATTTTTGCTTTTGTATATTTTGTAATGTCGTGAGTGACAGTGAAAGTACCAAATGCACCTGAACCTTTAGCGTGCATACGACGTTCTGGAATCACTTCACGTGAGAAATTAGCTAATTTTTCGATTAAGAATACGTCTTGTAAAAGAATAGGGCCGCGACGACCAGCTGTTAAAACATCATCATGACTTACAACCGGCGCACCTGCAGTTGTCGTTAAACGTTGATTATTTTTATTAGACATTTATGTACCTCCTATATTGGTTATCTCTTCGAAAATAGTATAGCAAACTCAAATCATAATTTCTACTAAATTATAATAATTCTTTTTAAGTAATTTGTATTTATAGTTTAAGTGTATCATTTTTTCTAAAACTTGTAAGTGAAAAAAATCACACATCATAGTTTATGATTCATTGAATAGAGAAAGAACTCGACTACAACAATGTTTTGTCGAATGGAATTATAGTTTTTATCATTTTTTAAAGGGAACTTTGTAGATAATTGTAGAATGATTGTGAATAATAAATGGAGTTCAAATACATCCTTAATTGAAAATAGCGTATGTAATTGAAAAAACGAGAGGTAATCTTTTACAGATTAATCTTGTGTTTGGTAAAAAAGTAGAGGAGAACGACTATGCAACTTACCATTACTTTTATCATTTTAGGTATAACCATATTATTGTTTATTACAAATCGTGTTCGTGCAGATTTAGTCGCTTTACTATCCCTGTTAACCCTCGTTGTATTTAAAGTCTTAACTCCATCAGAGGCATTAGCAGGATTTTCGAATTCTGTTGTCATCATGATTGCAGCACGCAGGTGGATATAAGTTTATGGACTTTGTAAAAGTGGGGGTTCCTTTACAAATCATCATATTGGTCATTATGATGATTGTGATTCCGATACTATTTCCGCTTTAAAAGTAAAGATTAAAAGGAATGTCTCAATTGAAGAGGCATTCCTTATTTTTTTGGACAAATAACCATCTCCATGTTTTTGAATAATTTATGTCATATATGCAAAATACATCTTTTAAATGATAAGGTTCGAGTTGGTTTGTGGAAAATAGAAATTTAAAATGAAGGTATTGGAGGCATCGGCACAATATGAACATACAAGAAACAGAGCATTTTCTTACCCAATACAAAGATGAAAATGAACTAACAAACGAATGGTATTTGGAGCGCATGAGAGAAGTGAAAGACTTAAATGAATATTGGCCAACAACAGAAGAACTAGAGTTTGGAGCGAGAGTTGCATGGCGAAATAGTAATCGCTGTATTGGTAGACTCTTCTGGCAGTCTTTACATGTCATCGATGAACGGCATTTAGAAGATGAAGTCCAAATCTTTGAAGCCCTATTAAACCATATTTCATACGCAACAAATGGTGGGAAAATCCGACCGACTATTACGATTTTTAAGCCTGGAAAGGTTCGGATTTGGAATGAGCAATTAATTCGATATGCAGGCTATGTAACAAATGAAGGGATTGTTGGGGATCCGAATTCAGTAACGTTTACAAAAGTATGTGAAGAGTTGGGGTGGCTTGGGAAAGGGACAAACTTTGATGTTTTACCTTTAGTGATTCAAGTAGGCGATCGTAAACCAAAATTTTTTGAGATACCAAATAGCTATGTTTTGGAAGTGAAAATTCGACATCCTCAATATAAGAGTATAGATAAATTAAACTTAAAATGGTATGCAGTTCCAATTATTTCGAATATGAGATTGAGTATCGGAGGGGTTGATTTCCAAGCTGCACCTTTTAATGGGTGGTATATGGGGACAGAAATTGGTGCGCGGAATTTAGCAGATACAGATCGCTATAATATGCTACCGGAAATCGCAAAAGGTTTAGGTATTGAAACGGACCTAAATGCAACCTTATGGAAGGACCGTGCACTGGTTGAATTAAATATAGCGGTATTACATTCCTATAAAGAAGACGGGGTAAGCATTGTTGATCATCATACGGCTGCACAGCAATTTAAACTATTTGAGCAAAAGGAGCAAGAAAAGGAACGAGAAGTGACGGGGAACTGGACGTGGTTAATTCCACCTTTATCGCCTGCGACAACACAAATTTATCATAAACCAATCGCCAATATTATTAAGAAGCCAAATTACTTTAATCAAAAAAGGCCCTACTAAGGCAAACCAATATGGGTTACTATGTTTGTTTTACCCTGTATAAGAATAAACGGATAAATTTCTTTTAAATTGAAAATGCCTATATTTCCCCTAGGAAGGGGATATTTTCCGCGTATAACTTTATAACAACGAAAAAAAAGCATGGCATTTTACCATGCTTTTTAATGTTTAATTTATTTTTGTACTTCAAATGTTGCCCGAATTTATAATAGGCGGCAAATATTAACCAATTTAGCTTTTCCCTAATATTATTTCGATTAATTCGTCTCGGTCAATTAAATATACTTCATTTGTTTCGGCCAATTTTTCAGCTTGTTTTGTGAAATAGCTGTTCGTTACAACCCAGGCCTCTGTAGCTTCATACATTTTTAAAGCACCAATGATTTCTTGTACTGCTTTTACTCCTACCGTCCCTGAATAGCGTTTTGCTTGTACTGCGATGATATCCTCTCGATCTTCTAATATTAAATCTGCACCGTAATCCCCAGATGCTTTTGTAAAAGAAACTTTAAATCCACGTTTTTTAAAAAGCATGCCTAAATATTGCTCGAATTCTTCACCGGTCATTTGATCTATTTCTTTAATACCGGCCTTTCGTAATCTTCTAAATCCACGTGTTTTTCTCCAAATTGTAAACGCAATATATAGGATGAAAAATCCAACAATGGATGTAATGGCACCTTCAATTGTATGTGTATAGTAAAAACCAATCGCACCAATCAAAATGATGATAAGAAGCGGAAAAATACTAAATCTTTTCTTTTTCTTGTTTTTGCGTTTAGGCAAACTGTTTAACCCCTTTACCTACATAGTCAAAGCTATTGTAACACAAAAGGGTACATATGTTTGCTTTATTCTATATATTGTTGTTTAGAACTAATAAACCCAGCAATAAATAAAATAATAGCTACAATGATAAATAAAATATTTGGGACATCCCAACTGTTAGTTACGTCGAATAAGTAACCAAATAAAACAGGTCCGACTGCTGCAAGTAAATAGCCAACTGATTGAGCAAACCCAGAAATTTCTGCTGCTTCATATGCTGTTTTTGTTCTTAAAGTGAACAACATCATACAAAGCCCGAATGATGCCCCTCCTGCAAATCCTAAACAAATCATCCAAAGGAAGGCAAGATTCGTCCATTCAAACAACATTCCGATGAACCCCACAACGTAAAAGAATGTAAAAAACAGTACTATAGGTCTCTGAGAAGCAAATTTTTCAGCAATAATTGGGATTAAAAACGTCATAGGAATCTGTGCATATTGCATAATGGAAGTCATCCAACCCGCGCCTTCAGGTGATAGCCCTTGAGCCATTAAAATAGATGGAACCCATGCAACTGTACAATAAAATAAAAGAGACTGAAAGCCCATCGTTGCAGCAATGGCCCATGCTAGGGGAGACTTCCACAGTTTTGTTCCCTCTTTTGAAGAGGTGTTTGTCATGGTACTTAAATCAACCTTTTCACCCTTTATGAGAGGGAGCCAGACAATTAAAGTAATGATGGTCAAAATAATTGGAAATCCAAGGGCACCTTGCCATCCAAAAGGTGTATTTTCGGCTATTGGTTGGCTTACCCCAATAGCAAGGCCTGCAGAGACGTTCATAGCGACTGTGTATATTCCCATTAACAATCCAACTTGATATGGATATCTTAGTTTAAAAAAACTAGGGATTAAGACATTACCAAAAGAAATTGCTACGCCTATTAAAATAGTACCGACAATTAACAGTGGGGTATCTCCTATAGAACGAACAACAATTCCGAGCGTTAATAAAATAACTGAATAAAATAGTGTTAGCTCCATCCCGAATTTCCTTGCAATCCTTGGGGCAAAGGGAGAAACAACAGCAAAAGCAAGAAGCGGTATCGTTGTTAAGAATCCTGCTAAAACATTTGAAATGCCAAGCCCTTCACGAATATAAGGAATGATTGGACCAACTGCTGTTAAAGGAGTACGTAATGTAGTGGCTAAAAAAATAATAGCTAATACAAACAAGAGTGTTGTTATAGAAAATAGCAGTTTTCTTTGTGGCTGGATCGATTGTTTTTCATTCATAAGTTTCCTCCAATAATTGAGAGTAAATCCTTTTCATGACTGTAGCATACCGTGTGGATTTATCAAAATAAACTGAAATCTCCTAATAAGTTGTAATCGATTTTTTACTATGCTAAACTCGATAACGATTAAATATTTAAGAATAATAAATACCTCAAAGTAATGGGGTAGAGGTCGCGATTATTAAGAGTAAAGCAGTGGAGATTGAGAGAATCGAAGAAACAGCTTGAAAGGAATAATTGCCGAAGTGTTAACGTAACTCTCTAGGTTAATGCTGGGGCTGTTTTCGAAAGGAACAGAACTGTCACAGGTTTAGGCTGTGTTGAGCTATCTTTCAATTTTAGTATGTGGTAATATCTTTTTTTTGTATCAGATTTGCAAACACTTACCAAGATAAATTGAGTTATGCCATCACAACAATTTTGTGATGGTTTTTTCATTAATAAGGCAATACTGTGAGTACGATAAAGGAGATTTCTAAATGAGTAAGCGACAACAAGAGTCAAAACAACAGTTACAACGTGGATTACAGAGCCGACATATTGCCATGATCTCCCTAGGTGGAACAATTGGGACAGGATTGTTTTTAGCAAGTGGAGCTTCTATTGCACAGGCAGGGCCAGGTGGGGCGCTTCTTGCGTATGCACTAATCGGTGTCATGGTGTACTTCTTAATGACGAGCTTAGGTGAAATGGCAGCATACATGCCTACATCTGGATCATTCAGTACGTATGCAACAAAATTTGTAGACCCTGCATTTGGGTATGCGATGGGGTGGAACTATTGGTATAATTGGGCAATTACTATTGCCGCGGAAATTTCAGCTGTATCATTAATTATGAAATATTGGTTCCCAGATAGTTCATCTGCTTTGTGGACAATTTTATTTATTATCGTCGTATTAACTTTCAATATCCTTTCGGTTAGGGCGTATGGAGAAAGTGAATATTGGTTTGCTATGATTAAAGTGGCAACAGTTATCGTTTTTATTATCGTGTCATTCTTAATGATTTTCGGTATTTTAGGTGGAAATGACCCAGTTGGATTTGAGAACTTCTTTGTTGGGGAAGCACCTTTCCATGGAGGATTCTTAGCTATTTTCGGTATCTTTTTAGCTGCAGGTTTTTCTTTCCAGGGTACAGAGCTGTTAGGTGTGACAGCTGGGGAGACAAAAGATCCTGGTAAAAGCATTCCTAGGGCAGTTCGCTCAGTATTTTGGCGTATCCTACTATTTTATATTTTAGCCATTTTTGCGATTGGATTATTAATACCTTATACTGATCCAAGACTTTTATCAGAAGATATTGCAGTTTCACCATTTACACTAGTATTCGATAAATTAGGAATTGCTGTTGCGGCTTCAGTTATGAACGCTATTATTTTAACCGCGATGCTATCAGCAGGGAATTCAGGCTTATATGCTTCTTCTCGAATGCTGTGGCAATTAGCTGTAGACGGAAAAGCACCAAAGATTTTTGCGAAGTTAAATTCCCGTGGTATTCCTGTATACGCATTGATTGCAACATTGGCAGTTGGATGTTTAGCATTTTTATCCTCCTTCTTCGGAGATGGTGTTGTTTACATGTGGTTGTTAAATGCTTCAGGTTTATCTGGGTTTATCGCTTGGGTAGGTATCGCTATAAGTCATTATCGTTTCCGCAAAGCCTTTATTGCACAAGGGAAGGATTTAAGCGTGTTACCTTATCGGGCAAGATTTTTCCCATTTGGTCCATTATTTGCGCTCATTGTTTGTATAATTGTTATACTTGGCCAAAATTATACAGCATTTGTAGGTGGCAATATTGATTGGTATGGAATTTTAGTATCTTATATTGGAATACCACTATTTTTAATTTTATGGTTTGGTTATAAAATTAAGCATAAAACAAAAGTCGTACCTTTAAATGAATGCGACTTAAATCATAAGTAAGCGAAAACGGCGAAATTCAATTATTTGGATTTTGCCGTTTTTTTCTTATAAAAGAT
Coding sequences:
- a CDS encoding amino acid permease is translated as MSKRQQESKQQLQRGLQSRHIAMISLGGTIGTGLFLASGASIAQAGPGGALLAYALIGVMVYFLMTSLGEMAAYMPTSGSFSTYATKFVDPAFGYAMGWNYWYNWAITIAAEISAVSLIMKYWFPDSSSALWTILFIIVVLTFNILSVRAYGESEYWFAMIKVATVIVFIIVSFLMIFGILGGNDPVGFENFFVGEAPFHGGFLAIFGIFLAAGFSFQGTELLGVTAGETKDPGKSIPRAVRSVFWRILLFYILAIFAIGLLIPYTDPRLLSEDIAVSPFTLVFDKLGIAVAASVMNAIILTAMLSAGNSGLYASSRMLWQLAVDGKAPKIFAKLNSRGIPVYALIATLAVGCLAFLSSFFGDGVVYMWLLNASGLSGFIAWVGIAISHYRFRKAFIAQGKDLSVLPYRARFFPFGPLFALIVCIIVILGQNYTAFVGGNIDWYGILVSYIGIPLFLILWFGYKIKHKTKVVPLNECDLNHK
- a CDS encoding nitric oxide synthase oxygenase, giving the protein MNIQETEHFLTQYKDENELTNEWYLERMREVKDLNEYWPTTEELEFGARVAWRNSNRCIGRLFWQSLHVIDERHLEDEVQIFEALLNHISYATNGGKIRPTITIFKPGKVRIWNEQLIRYAGYVTNEGIVGDPNSVTFTKVCEELGWLGKGTNFDVLPLVIQVGDRKPKFFEIPNSYVLEVKIRHPQYKSIDKLNLKWYAVPIISNMRLSIGGVDFQAAPFNGWYMGTEIGARNLADTDRYNMLPEIAKGLGIETDLNATLWKDRALVELNIAVLHSYKEDGVSIVDHHTAAQQFKLFEQKEQEKEREVTGNWTWLIPPLSPATTQIYHKPIANIIKKPNYFNQKRPY
- a CDS encoding MFS transporter; translated protein: MNEKQSIQPQRKLLFSITTLLFVLAIIFLATTLRTPLTAVGPIIPYIREGLGISNVLAGFLTTIPLLAFAVVSPFAPRIARKFGMELTLFYSVILLTLGIVVRSIGDTPLLIVGTILIGVAISFGNVLIPSFFKLRYPYQVGLLMGIYTVAMNVSAGLAIGVSQPIAENTPFGWQGALGFPIILTIITLIVWLPLIKGEKVDLSTMTNTSSKEGTKLWKSPLAWAIAATMGFQSLLFYCTVAWVPSILMAQGLSPEGAGWMTSIMQYAQIPMTFLIPIIAEKFASQRPIVLFFTFFYVVGFIGMLFEWTNLAFLWMICLGFAGGASFGLCMMLFTLRTKTAYEAAEISGFAQSVGYLLAAVGPVLFGYLFDVTNSWDVPNILFIIVAIILFIAGFISSKQQYIE
- a CDS encoding restriction endonuclease, with translation MPKRKNKKKKRFSIFPLLIIILIGAIGFYYTHTIEGAITSIVGFFILYIAFTIWRKTRGFRRLRKAGIKEIDQMTGEEFEQYLGMLFKKRGFKVSFTKASGDYGADLILEDREDIIAVQAKRYSGTVGVKAVQEIIGALKMYEATEAWVVTNSYFTKQAEKLAETNEVYLIDRDELIEIILGKS
- a CDS encoding AEC family transporter, whose protein sequence is MNYLSMIFFQIVAPILVLLVVGGILQRKFNFNLKALSYLINYCFMPAAVFVNIYETTIQLEVLGRVALFIIIFIGSQMLISHFISKILGLTSTESAVFKNSVVLINSGNYGIPVAQMVFATQPIGVAIQVILVIFQNVTTYTYGLYNLISTTKSGKEIFKDFLKMPILYALILGILLNVFNLRIPVSFRIPIDYIAEGFVAVSLITLGAQLSQIEIRTMLNKTIIVSCITRLLVGPSIALLVIYILGLDGVIAQSLLIASSFPTSRNSSSLALEYDVDSNIAAQTVLFSTVMSCLTVTFVIYLSTVLFGA
- a CDS encoding catalase, encoding MSNKNNQRLTTTAGAPVVSHDDVLTAGRRGPILLQDVFLIEKLANFSREVIPERRMHAKGSGAFGTFTVTHDITKYTKAKIFSEVGKKTEMFARFSTVAGERGAADAERDIRGFALKFYTEEGNWDLVGNNTPVFFFRDPLHFPDLNHVVKRDPKTNMHNANSNWDFWTLLPEALHQVTIVMSDRGIPDGYRHMHGFGSHTYSMINADNERVYVKFHFRSEQGIKNLTDAEAAKVIGQDRESSQRDLFDSIEKGDFPKWKMYIQVMTEEQARNHKDNPFDLTKVWYKSEYPLIPVGEFELNRNPENYHADVEQSSFAPSNVVPGIGFSPDRMLQARLFSYADAARYRLGVNSHQIPVNAPKCPAMVYHRDGAMRTDGNNGSAISYYPNSYGALQAQPQYKEPALALDGPADIYDFKEDDNNYFEQPGKLFNLMTAEEQQRLFDNTAANLQGVEEFIQRRHILHCYLADPAYGEGVAKALGLTLDGMDLSNPYLAKVNQ